One genomic window of Eptesicus fuscus isolate TK198812 chromosome 6, DD_ASM_mEF_20220401, whole genome shotgun sequence includes the following:
- the TJP3 gene encoding tight junction protein ZO-3: MEELTIWEQHTATVCKDPRRGFGIAISGGRDRPGGSVFVSDVVPGGPAEGRLQIGDQIVMVNGVSMENVNSTFAIQILKTCTKLANITVKRPRKMQLPSTKASPGGPGHRDSDEDAPWRLEDANHGRGYEGDTSSGSGRSLGERSHRPRAGRRSRAGNHRSRSPGGGSEVKGLALTSGFKRLPRQDVQMRPVKSVLVRRRESEEFGVKLGSQIFIKHITDSGLAAQNRGLQEGDLVLQINGVSSENLSLSDTRQLIEKSEGKLTLLVLRDREQFLVNIPPAVSDSDSSLLDDISDLCSELSQAPPSHVPPPPQHRQRSPDTNRTSSPVESPQLWRRSSVDSRTTLEPDTPRQSSYDIYRVPSSQSMEDRGYSPDSRVVRFYKGTSIGLRLAGGNDVGIFVSGVQEGSPAEGQGIQEGDQILQVNDVPFQNLTREEAVQVLLGLPLGEEVELVTQRKQDIFRKMVQSRVGDSFYVRTHFELEPSPPYGLGFTRGDVFHVLDTLYSGPGQSHARGGQWLAVRMGRDLREQERGIIPNQKRAEQLASLEAAQRAVGPGPGASAGSGGRAEFWRLRGFRRGAKKTIHRSREDLSDLTRQGHYPPYERVVLREANFKRPVVILGPVADIAMQKLTAEMPDQFEIAESVLRTDRPSKIIKLDTVRVIAEKDKHALLDVTPSAVERLNYVQYYPIVVFCAPESRTALKALRQWLAPASRRSTRRLYAQAQKLWKHSDHLFTATIHLQGTSDSWYQELKAIIREQQMRPIWTAEDQLDGSLEDNLDLPHRGLNDSSADLSCDSRVNSDYETDGEGHTDGEGYTDGEGGPHTDVDEGLPAPALVRSSEPVLAEKPQSLRDHGRSSGHRGAQVDSYHPQGQWRQESIRTYAREAVRKKFTQARDVESSDEDGYDWGPATDV; this comes from the exons ATGGAGGAGCTGACCATCTGGGAACAGCACACGGCTACCGTCTGCAAG GACCCCCGCCGGGGCTTTGGCATTGCAATCTCTGGTGGTCGTGACCGGCCCGGTGGATCCGTGTTTGTGTCCGATGTGGTGCCTGGAGGGCCGGCTGAGGGCAGGCTGCA GATAGGGGACCAGATTGTCATGGTGAACGGGGTGTCCATGGAGAATGTCAACTCCACCTTTGCCATTCAGATACTCAAGACCTGCACCAAGCTGGCCAACATT ACCGTGAAGCGTCCCCGGAAAATGCAGCTGCCCAGCACCAAGGCCAGCCCCGGCGGCCCGGGACACCGGGACTCCGATGAAGATGCTCCCTGGCGGCTCGAGGACGCAAACCACGGCCGGGGCTACGAGGGCGACACGTCCAGCGGCTCCGGCCGCTCCTTGGGAGAGCGCTCCCACCGGCCCCGGGCAGGCCGCCGGAGCCGGGCCGGCAACCACAGGAGCAGGAGCCCGGGCGGGGGCTCCGAGGTCAAAGGGCTGGCCCTGACGTCCGGCTTCAAGAGGCTGCCCCGGCAGGACGTGCAGATGCGGCCAGTGAAGTCCGTGCTGGTGCGGAGGAGGGAGAGTGAAG agtTTGGGGTCAAACTGGGAAGTCAGATCTTCATCAAGCACATTACAGATTCGGGCCTGGCCGCCCAGAACCGGGGGCTGCAGGAAGGAGACCTGGTCCTACAG ATCAATGGGGTGTCCAGCGAGAATCTGTCGCTGAGCGACACCCGGCAGCTCATCGAGAAATCAGAAGGGAAGCTGACCCTGCTGGTGCTCAGGGACCGAGAGCAGTTTTTGGTGAACATCCCGCCGGCTGTCAGTGACAGCGACAGCTCCCTCCTGGACG ACATCTCAGACCTCTGCTCAGAACTGTCTCAGGCGCCACCATCCCatgtcccaccaccaccccagcacAGGCAGCGGAGTCCTGACACCAACCGAACCAGTTCCCCTGT GGAGAGCCCCCAGCTTTGGCGGAGAAGTTCTGTGGATTCCAGAACCACGTTGGAACCAG ATACCCCCAGGCAAAGCAGCTATGACATCTACAGGGTGCCCAGCAGCCAGAGCATGGAGGACCGCGG GTACAGCCCCGACTCACGGGTGGTCCGCTTCTACAAGGGCACCAGCATTGGGCTGCGGCTGGCTGGAGGCAATGACGTGGGCATCTTCGTGTCCGGGGTACAGGAGGGCAGCCCGGCTGAGGGACAGGGCATCCAGGAAGGAGACCAGATTCTgcag GTGAATGACGTGCCCTTCCAGAACCTGACTCGGGAGGAGGCTGTGCAGGTCCTGCTGGGGCTGCCACTGGGCGAAGAGGTAGAGCTGGTGACGCAGCGGAAGCAGGACa TCTTCCGGAAGATGGTGCAATCCCGTGTGGGCGACTCCTTCTACGTCCGCACACACTTTGAGCTGGAGCCCAGCCCGCCCTATGGCCTGGGCTTTACCCGTGGCGACGTCTTCCACGTGCTGGACACGCTGTATTCCGGCCCCGGGCAGAGCCACGCCCGTGGAGGCCAGTGGCTGGCGGTGCGCATGGGTCGTGACCTCCGGGAGCAGGAGCGCGGCATCATTCCCAACCAGAAGAG ggcAGAGCAGCTGGCCAGTCTGGAGGCCGCCCAGCGGGCcgtggggcctgggcctggcgccTCGGCGGGCTCTGGTGGACGGGCTGAGTTCTGGCGACTACGGGGTTTTCGTCGGGGAGCCAAGAAGACCATCCATCGGAGCCGTGAGGACCTGTCGGATCTGACCAGGCAGGGTCACTACCCACCATATGAACGTGTGGTGCTTCGAGAAG CCAATTTCAAGCGCCCCGTGGTGATCCTGGGACCCGTGGCAGACATTGCTATGCAGAAGTTGACTGCTGAGATGCCTGACCAGTTTGAAATCGCAG AGAGCGTGCTGAGGACTGACAGGCCATCTAAGATCATCAAACTGGACACCGTGCGGGTGATCGCGGAGAAA GACAAGCACGCACTCCTCGATGTGACCCCCTCAGCAGTGGAGCGCCTCAACTACGTGCAGTACTACCCCATTGTGGTCTTCTGTGCCCCCGAGAGCCGCACGGCCCTCAAGGCTCTGCGCCAATGGTTGGCGCCAGCCTCCCGCCGCAGCACCCGCCGCCTCTACGCTCAAGCCCAGAAGCTGTGGAAGCACAGCGACCACCTCTTCACAG ccaccaTTCACCTGCAAGGCACAAGCGACAGCTGGTACCAGGAGCTCAAGGCCATTATCCGGGAGCAGCAGATGCGGCCCATCTGGACAGCCGAGGACCAG ctaGATGGCTCCCTGGAGGACAATCTGGACCTCCCGCACCGTGGCCTGAACGACAGCTCCGCGGATCTGAGCTGTGACAGCCGGGTCAACAGTGACTACGAGACGGATGGCGAGGGCCACACGGATGGCGAGGGCTACACGGACGGCGAGGGTGGGCCCCACACAGACGTGGACGAGGGgctcccagcaccagccctggTCCGGTCCTCGGAGCCTGTGCTCGCGGAAAAACCCCAGAGCCTGCGGGATCATGGGAGATCCTCAGGCCACCGAGGGGCCCAG